Proteins found in one Pagrus major chromosome 20, Pma_NU_1.0 genomic segment:
- the LOC141015238 gene encoding stonustoxin subunit alpha-like, which translates to MAVAALGRPFTLGMLYDGRKDELIPGSTLWDETTLQNNTVRSSQHGSEFDITASDSIESKSSLMDIEGSLKVSFMSGLVEVGASGKYLYDTKKFKNQSRVTCRYKATTHFNQLSMTQLGSLNTQQIDVIKKGTATHVVTGILYGANAFFVFDSEKLEASSVKNIQGHMEAVIKKIPKFDVEGSIDAQLTDEEKDVTKKFSCKFYGDFILESNPASFEDAVKTYVELPKLLGVNGEKSVPLKVWLTPLKNLETKAAELKREISVGLVGKLQNALEAFRKIQMRCEGSLDDTVVENFPQIQDELNKFQNCCNHCVSNLKTNMGKRLPSIREGEEDESSVEKLLEDRNKSPFSCEKLNKWLDHKEREINLIRSCVEMMEGTKIVPNQSELDREVLAAGVDDALCFVFTSLQSADPGLDDMEKYLDSLKGSTNEVPWYYSDEVLTKMRGQAKYFKSVKSSSRFCFLVAAIANEKYTGATIYHYRNGILLTEDYPKIIDVETVTDRRDLIRYACDLTLDPDTAHNHLTLSEGNKKVTHGAGQSYPDRPQRFDRSPQVLCREGLTGRCYWEVEWESFMISVTAGVCYRGMSRKGVDEQSRLGGNKLSWCLGYINVFFGLVRSLSAHHDNQRHGLPVPPRFTRLGVYLDWPAGTLSYYKVSSDTLSHIYTFHTKFTEPVYPGFRLLEGSMFLCL; encoded by the exons ATGGCGGTGGCTGCTCTGGGTCGACCTTTCACTTTGGGAATGCTGTACGACGGTCGGAAAGATGAGCTGATTCCAG GTTCGACTTTGTGGGATGAAACAACTCTACAGAACAACACAGTCAGGAGTTCTCAACATGGTAGTGAATTTGATATAACTGCATCTGACTCCATTGAGTCCAAGTCCTCTCTGATGGATATTGAAGGTTCTCTGAAGGTCAGTTTCATGAGTGGACTGGTTGAAGTTGGAGCATCCGGAAAGTATCTGTATGATACGAAGAAATTCAAgaatcagagcagagtgacGTGTCGGTACAAAGCTACCACACACTTCAATCAGTTATCAATGACTCAACTTGGATCCTTGAACACCCAACAGATAGATGTCATCAAGAAGGGCACAGCAACACATGTAGTCACAGGAATCCTTTATGGGGCAAatgctttctttgtgtttgacagtgAGAAGTTAGAAGCCAGCAGCGTTAAGAACATCCAGGGCCACATGGAGGCTGTGATCAAGAAGATCCCCAAATTTGATGTTGAGGGTAGCATTGACGCTCAGCTGACTGATGAAGAAAAAGACGTGACCAAGAAATTCTCCTGCAAATTCTACGGAGACTTTATTCTTGAAAGCAACCCTGCATCATTTGAAGATGCAGTGAAGACCTATGTAGAGCTTCCAAAGCTGCTGGGAGTGAATGGAGAGAAGAGTGTTCCTCTGAAGGTCTGGCTGACTCCTCTGAAGAATTTAGAGACCAAAGCAGCTGAGCTGAAGAGAGAGATCAGTGTTGGATTAGTGGGGAAGCTGCAAAATGCTCTTGaagctttcagaaaaatacaaatgagaTGCGAAGGTTCTCTGGACGACACAGTGGTGGAGAATTTTCCACAGATCCAAGACGAGTTAAACAAGTTCCAAAACTGTTGTAATCATTGTGTATCCAACCTCAAGACAAACATGGGGAAGAGACTTCCCTCCATCCGTGAAGGTGAAGAAGACGAGAGCTCAGTAGAGAAACTCCTTGAAGACAGAAACAAGTCACCATTCAGTTGTGAAAAACTAAACAAGTGGCTGGatcataaagagagagagatcaacCTCATCAGGTCCTGCGTGGAAATGATGGAGGGAACAAAGATCGTCCCAAATCAGTCAGAGCTGGACAGAGAGGTTCTTGCTGCAGGTGTCGATGATGCTCTGTGCTTCGTCTTCACCTCCCTGCAGAGTGCTGACCCCGGCCTGGATGACATGGAGAAATACCTGGATTCACTTAAAGGAAGTACCAATGAAGTCCCATGGTACTACTCAGATGAAGTTTTAACCAAAATGAGAGGACAAGCCAAATATTTCAAATCtgtgaagagcagcagcagattctGTTTCCTGGTAGCGGCCATCGCAAATGAGAAATACACCGGAGCAACCATCTACCACTACAGGAACGGCATTCTGCTCACTGAGGATTACCCTAAAATCATTGATGTGGAGACTGTCACAGACAGAAGAGATTTAATCCGGt ACGCCTGTGATCTCACTCTGGACCCAGACACAGCACACAACCATCTCACTTTGTCTGAGGGAAACAAGAAGGTGACACATGGAGCAGGACAGTCGTATCCTGACCGACCACAGAGATTTGATCGTTCGCCTCAGGTTCTGTGCAGAGAGGGGCTGACTGGGCGCTgctactgggaggtggagtgggaAAGTTTTATGATCAGTGTTACTGCAGGTGTTTGCTACAGAGGGATGTCAAGGAAAGGAGTCGATGAGCAGTCCAGGCTCGGAGGGAATAAACTGTCCTGGTGTTTAGGAtacataaatgttttctttggtttAGTAAGATCTCTCTCTGCACATCATGATAATCAGAGACATGGTTTACCTGTTCCTCCTCGCTTCACCCGTCTGGGAGTGTATCTGGACTggcctgctggcactctgtcttACTATAAGGTCTCATCTGACACTCTGAGTCACATCTACACCTTCCACACCAAGTTCACTGAGCCTGTTTACCCAGGCTTCAGGCTTTTGGAGGGAtccatgtttctgtgtctgtaa
- the LOC141015825 gene encoding uncharacterized protein, giving the protein MALGLFGRLSWICVLFSSAACFPATKGDYRYPYTATWGSAGGPAPGGPAPGSNLQSEGSRPPLVSLQREAAPQQASYPAANRSPSSAAAGSWQSFEPSRYVVTSGSRSPEASSLSAGYVSPPVGTGKKTPSFSVQPRPVAGTSGESDLGSVYEAPRSGFAYPAGNTAAAYDSGPSSGYNVAPVSYANAGPPGLPWVEQPAGGADASFYDPSDWMPSRPFPDLSVWASGDQSPQSASETSPLPPSSYIVQSRNGYQRAREVLSHTQYSPEYPEPPVSPFRAVKAPSKSPPVTGPKGGHGVPHG; this is encoded by the exons ATGGCGCTCGGGCTCTTTGGAAG GCTTTCTTGGATCTGTGTGCTGTTCAGCAGCGCCGCTTGTTTTCCTGCAACTAAAGGAG ACTACAGATATCCCTACACCGCTACATGGGGCTCTGCTGGTGGACCTGCTCCTGGTGGACCTGCTCCTGGATCAAACCTTCAGTCTGAAGGCTCGCGTCCTCCTCTGGTGTCCCTGCAGCGTGAAGCAGCCCCCCAACAGGCCAGCTATCCCGCTGCAAACCGGTCCCCCTCCAGTGCGGCTGCAGGCTCGTGGCAGAGTTTTGAGCCCAGCAGGTACGTGGTGACTTCAGGTTCCAGGTCTCCTGAAGCGTCTTCCCTGAGCGCCGGGTACGTCAGCCCTCCTGTGGGCACTGGGAAGAAGACTCCGAGCTTCTCCGTGCAGCCTCGGCCTGTTGCTGGAACCAGCGGAGAGTCGGACCTGGGCTCCGTCTACGAGGCTCCTCGTTCTGGCTTCGCGTACCCTGCTGGGAACACGGCCGCAGCCTACGACTCTGGTCCCAGCTCTGGGTACAATGTAGCGCCTGTCTCTTACGCCAACGCTGGTCCTCCAGGCCTTCCTTGGGTGGAgcagcctgcagggggcgctGACGCCTCGTTCTACGACCCGAGCGACTGGATGCCGTCGCGTCCTTTCCCAGACCTCAGCGTCTGGGCCTCTGGCGACCAGAGTCCTCAGAGCGCGAGTGAGACGTCCCCTCTGCCGCCGTCGTCCTACATCGTCCAGTCCAGGAACGGCTACCAGCGAGCACGAGAAGTCCTGTCCCACACTCAGTACTCCCCAGAGTACCCTGAACCACCAGTCTCTCCCTTCAGGGCCGTCAAAGCACCAAGCAAGTCTCCACCGGTGACTGGACCCAAAGGAGGACACGGTGTCCCACATG GGTGA
- the LOC141015756 gene encoding D(5)-like dopamine receptor, whose amino-acid sequence MERFYNDSQNQNPEQLQVVTAGADSPGPGGGLSLRALTGCVLCVLIVSTLLGNTLVCAAVIKFRHLRSKVTNSFVISLAVSDLFVAVLVMPWRAVSEVAGIWLFGRFCDTWVAFDIMCSTASILNLCIISMDRYWAISSPFKYERKMTRRFAFLMIGVAWTLSILISFIPVQLNWHRAHNSTADSPDNCNASLNRSYAISSSLISFYIPVVIMVGTYTRIFRIAQTQIRRISSLERAAGPRAQNHRHRASTQDESSLKTSFKRETKVLKTLSIIMGVFVFCWLPFFVLNCVVPFCDLDKVDEPPCVSDTTFSIFVWFGWANSSLNPVIYAFNADFRKAFSTILGCNKYCSSSTVEAVDFSNELVSYHHDTTMQKEACAAPGPGAQRLTQPPPPPPHTGGNLEQNFDKVSVISDDSRNNSNLLLPAILQYECEAEISLDMMPFSSSGPADCCLIPGQIQDL is encoded by the coding sequence ATGGAGAGGTTTTATAACGACAGTCAGAACCAGAACCCGGAGCAGCTCCAGGTGGTCACAGCGGGAGCGGACAGCCCCGGGCCAGGCGGAGGTCTCAGTCTCCGCGCGCTGACCGGCTGCGTCCTGTGCGTCCTGATCGTGTCCACGCTGCTGGGGAACACTCTGGTGTGCGCCGCGGTCATCAAGTTCCGCCACCTGCGCTCCAAAGTCACCAACTCGTTCGTCATCTCTCTGGCGGTGTCCGACCTGTTCGTGGCCGTGCTGGTGATGCCCTGGAGGGCGGTGTCCGAGGTCGCCGGCATCTGGCTCTTCGGCCGCTTCTGCGACACCTGGGTCGCCTTCGACATCATGTGCTCCACCGCCTCCATCCTCAACCTGTGCATCATCAGCATGGACCGCTACTGGGCCATCTCCAGCCCCTTCAAGTACGAGCGAAAGATGACGCGCAGGTTCGCCTTCCTGATGATCGGCGTCGCGTGGACTCTGTCCATCCTCATCTCCTTCATCCCCGTGCAGCTCAACTGGCACCGCGCGCACAACTCGACGGCGGACAGCCCGGACAACTGCAACGCCAGCCTGAACCGGAGCTACGCCATCTCCTCGTCCCTCATCAGCTTCTACATCCCCGTGGTGATCATGGTGGGGACGTACACGCGCATTTTCCGCATCGCGCAAACCCAAATCAGGCGGATCTCGTCTTTGGAGAGGGCGGCGGGGCCCCGTGCGCAAAACCACCGCCACCGCGCGTCAACGCAGGACGAAAGCTCGCTGAAGACGTCTTTTAAGAGAGAAACCAAAGTGTTAAAGACTCTGTCCATCATCATGGGAGTGTTCGTGTTCTGCTGGCTGCCGTTTTTCGTGCTGAACTGCGTGGTGCCTTTCTGCGACCTGGACAAAGTCGACGAGCCGCCGTGCGTCAGCGACACCACCTTCAGCATCTTCGTGTGGTTCGGCTGGGCCAACTCGTCCCTGAACCCGGTCATCTACGCCTTCAACGCCGACTTCAGGAAGGCCTTCTCCACCATCCTGGGCTGTAATAAATACTGCTCCAGCTCCACGGTGGAGGCGGTGGACTTCAGCAACGAGCTGGTGTCTTATCACCACGACACCACCATGCAGAAGGAGGCCTGCGCCGCGCCGGGCCCCGGGGCGCAGAGACTCACGCAGCCGCCTCCTCCGCCGCCGCACACCGGGGGAAACCTGGAGCAGAACTTCGACAAAGTTTCTGTCATTTCGGATGATTCCCGCAACAACAGCAACTTACTGCTGCCCGCCATCCTGCAGTACGAGTGCGAGGCGGAGATTTCTTTAGACATGATGCCCTTCAGCTCCTCCGGACCCGCAGACTGTTGTCTCATCCCGGGTCAGATCCAGGACCTGTGA